A stretch of Cicer arietinum cultivar CDC Frontier isolate Library 1 chromosome 5, Cicar.CDCFrontier_v2.0, whole genome shotgun sequence DNA encodes these proteins:
- the LOC140920450 gene encoding uncharacterized protein — MKYDRTSGLKTSERSKSAVWRVYVRKDPYFSMILSLVRPAESSRSTSDFCTLYMPPKLSDRMEAVEARISAVEESVRHELREFREIMMSEFTRLLEQRPIRTGEQYAHSEDSVREYKMAVKKVELPSFDGDDHVAWITRAETYFEVQGTLEEVKVRLAKLSMEGATIHWFNLLRETKDNLNWAKLKRALIERYGGRQSDNPFEEMKDLQQTGTVDEYITTFEYVSSQVARLPEEQYLGYFMGGLKNHIRLKVRTLNPQTRLQAMKIARDVETELHGSLISIGGSVGGLRSWKGSGPSGLGPNGKKGSGFHYNPGSTRSGSGFNNNLTGSVHSKTSSTQSASNANSNISYNTARSGNDEGRRISNGRNRGLKHLPYSELMERRTRGLCFRCGEKYHPHQCAEKQLRLMILGDDEMINEEGEVIAIEAMEDEDDVLHCNSMGLFDMIEAKKNLDKTPPTTLRLKGSLKGVSIVVLIDSGASHNFVSPRVATALGLTVEQGRSMGVKLGDGHRVSTRGRCRKLQVQLDDFITNVDAFVLELGDLDMILGVAWLQRFGKVTFDWEKMTIKFQWEGKIVELHGQFFTKKDLANSKALQGQTETLYSLLEEELGQTSNEELQELTQDQQQELQDLLENFKGIFEENIGLPPERDITHAIELKKDAGPVTVRPYRYPHHHKEEIEKQVQSMLTQGIIRNSSSAFSSPVILVKKKDGSWRMCVDYRELNKVTMSDKYPILVVDELLDELHGTKFFSKLDLKSGYHQIRVKEGDVHKTSFQTHEGHYEFLVMPFGLTNAPATFQSTMNQIFKPHLRKFVLAFFYDILVYSKGWEEHLAHLYQVMEILQYHCFVVNKKKCNFASRKVEYLGHVISEHGVAVDPSKVNSILEWSIPHNVKGVRGFLGLTGYYQKFIVGYGKIAKPLTELTKKERFHWGTEELKAFENLKRVMVQAPVLTLPDFSQPFEIECDAFGRGISAVLMQKKKPIAYFSKALSKNNLSKSAYEKELMALVLAV; from the exons ATGAAATATGATAGAACTAGTGGGCTTAAGACTAGTGAAAGGTCCAAATCTGCAGTGTGGAGAGTTTATGTCCGCAAGG ATCCCTATTTTTCTATGATTCTATCATTGGTCCGACCTGCCGAATCTTCGAGAAGTACCAGTGATTTTTGTACGTTGTACATGCCACCGAAGTTGTCAGATCGAATGGAAGCAGTTGAAGCAAGAATCTCAGCGGTGGAAGAATCTGTTCGCCATGAGTTGAGGGAATTTCGCGAAATTATGATGAGCGAGTTCACGAGGTTGCTAGAGCAACGACCAATTAGAACAGGGGAACAATATGCACATTCTGAGGACTCAGTGAGAGAGTATAAGATGGCAGTGAAGAAAGTTGAGTTACCATCATTTGATGGTGACGATCATGTGGCCTGGATCACGCGAGCTGAAACGTATTTTGAAGTTCAAGGGACGTTGGAGGAGGTGAAAGTCAGATTGGCGAAGCTAAGCATGGAGGGCGCAACAATTCACTGGTTTAATTTGTTGCGTGAGACAAAGGACAATTTGAATTGGGCGAAGTTGAAACGAGCATTAATTGAAAGGTATGGGGGAAGACAAAGTGATAACCCCTTTGAAGAGATGAAAGATTTGCAACAAACGGGAACAGTTGATGAATACATTACCACCTTCGAATATGTGTCGTCACAAGTAGCAAGACTACCGGAGGAGCAATACCTTGGGTACTTCATGGGAGGACTCAAGAACCACATTCGCTTGAAGGTGCGTACATTGAATCCACAAACCAGATTGCAAGCAATGAAGATTGCTCGTGATGTCGAAACTGAATTACACGGGTCTCTGATTTCAATAGGTGGTAGTGTGGGTGGGCTTCGTAGTTGGAAGGGAAGTGGGCCAAGTGGATTGGGGCCCAACGGAAAAAAAGGATCTGGATTTCATTATAACCCAGGTTCGACCCGATCTGGAAGTGGGTTTAATAATAACTTAACCGGGTCAGTGCACAGCAAAACCAGTTCGACTCAATCTGCCTCAAATGCAAACTCAAACATTTCTTATAATACAGCGAGATCTGGAAACGATGAGGGGAGAAGAATCAGCAACGGGCGCAACCGTGGCCTCAAGCATCTGCCGTATTCAGAACTGATGGAGCGGCGGACACGAGGGTTGTGTTTTCGTTGTGGGGAAAAATACCATCCTCACCAGTGTGCTGAAAAACAGCTCCGATTGATGATTTTGGGAGACGACGAGATGATTAACGAAGAAGGTGAGGTGATTGCCATAGAAGCTATGGAGGATGAGGATGATGTTCTTCATTGCAATTCCATGGGATTGTTTGATATGATTGAAGCAAAGAAAAATTTAGATAAAACGCCTCCAACTACTTTGCGCCTCAAGGGAAGTCTAAAGGGGGTTTCCATCGTGGTTTTAATCGATAGTGGCGCCAGTCACAATTTCGTTTCACCCCGTGTTGCTACTGCGTTGGGATTAACAGTGGAACAAGGAAGATCGATGGGAGTAAAGTTGGGAGACGGCCACCGTGTGTCCACTAGGGGGAGGTGTAGAAAATTGCAAGTACAATTAGATGATTTCATCACTAATGTTGATGCTTTTGTTTTGGAATTGGGTGATTTGGATATGATTTTGGGGGTGGCTTGGTTGCAAAGATTTGGGAAGGTGACTTTTGATTGGGAGAAAATGACCATCAAGTTTCAATGGGAAGGAAAAATAGTGGAACTACATGGTCAGTTCTTTACCAAAAAAGACTTGGCTAATTCTAAGGCACTTCAAGGGCAAACTGAAACACTGTATAGTTTGTTGGAAGAAGAATTGGGTCAGACTTCAAATGAAGAATTACAGGAGCTAACTCAAGACCAACAACAAGAGCTtcaagacttgttggagaattTTAAGGGAATTTTTGAAGAGAATATTGGGCTGCCTCCTGAACGAGATATAACTCATGCAATTGAATTGAAGAAAGATGCAGGTCCTGTGACTGTTAGGCCATATCGTTATCCTCACCACCATAAGGAAGAGATCGAAAAACAAGTTCAGAGCATGCTGACCCAAGGTATAATTCGAAACAGCTCTAGCGCATTTTCTAGTCCTGTCattttagttaaaaagaaaGATGGGTCATGGAGGATGTGTGTTGATTATAGAGAATTGAATAAGGTTACAATGTCAGATAAATATCCAATTCTGGTAGTTGACgaattattggatgaactacatggaacgaaatttttctcaaaacttGATTTGAAATCTGGTTATCACCAAATAAGGGTGAAAGAAGGGGATGTGCATAAGACGTCATTTCAAACTCATGAAGGGCATTATGAGTTTCTAGTGATGCCATTTGGGTTGACGAACGCACCAGCCACTTTCCAATCCACCATGAATCAGATTTTCAAGCCACACCTCCGTAAGTTTGTCTTGgcatttttttatgatatccTAGTATATAGTAAGGGATGGGAAGAACACTTAGCACATTTATATCAAGTGATGGAGATTTTACAATACCATTGTTTTGtcgttaataaaaaaaaatgtaattttgctAGTAGGAAAGTGGAATATTTGGGTCACGTTATATCGGAACATGGTGTGGCTGTGGATCCATCTAAGGTTAATAGCATTTTGGAGTGGTCAATCCCTCATAATGTCAAAGGAGTGAGGGGATTTTTGGGGCTGACCGGTTATTACCAGAAATTCATTGTTGGCTATGGAAAGATAGCTAAACCATTGACAGAACTAACAAAGAAGGAAAGATTTCATTGGGGTACAGAAGAGTTGAAGGCCTTTGAGAATCTTAAAAGAGTTATGGTGCAAGCCCCAGTTTTAACACTACCAGATTTTTCACAACCTTTTGAGATTGAATGTGATGCATTCGGAAGAGGAATAAGTGCAGTTTTAATGCAGAAAAAGAAGCCTATAGCCTACTTTAGCAAAGCGTTGTCCAAGAATAATTTAAGCAAGTCTGCGTATGAGAAAGAATTGATGGCGTTGGTGTTGGCAGTTTAG
- the LOC101504812 gene encoding protein IMPAIRED IN BABA-INDUCED STERILITY 1-like, which produces MGCASSTSKQTVSVTPAIESKSALRREVSELDDKKRSESGRASQNELERASSNGVCCESLSFRLGNLNKYVKGEHVAAGWPAWLSAVAGEAIHGWVPLRPDAFEKIQKIGQGTYSSVFKAREIDTGKIVALKKVRFNNLEPESVRFMAREIMILRKLDHPNIIKLEGLITSKLSCSLYLVFEYMEHDISGLLGNPDVKFSESQIKCYMKQLLSGVEHFHSRGVMHRDIKGPNLLVNNEGILKVADFGLANFARSGHEHPLTSRVVTLWYRPPELLLGSTDYDSSVDLWSVGCIFAELLVRNPILQGRTEVEQLHKIFKLCGSPPDEYWKKTKLPSATLFKPQLPYDSCLQEYFKDFPPTSVNLLQTLLSVEPYKRGTATSALSSEYFKTQPYACDPSSLPKYPPSKEIDAKQRAAELRKKVDERVRRTETIKPSRKSLGFNKLVPAEDSKNQTQNSDKVKGRSFRILKEEKSNLGEELQKPLNYKPEDASHMNNASQGDIPFSGPLQISTSSGFAWAKSRKDEASIRSHCRTFSREHTFNNPLGPSTLNSRNNNLDAINMENKEFCGSSIKYRVSKTSKQNQLSRFDRLDSFDDTSDEYQSQELSMVLYRGEDPLSKRSNLCYQDQREKVEFSGPLLSRMHTVDELLERRERHIRRTVRKSWFQKGKKHGKLI; this is translated from the exons ATGGGGTGTGCGAGTTCGACTTCGAAGCAAACTGTGTCGGTAACACCGGCGATTGAAAGCAAAAGCGCGTTAAGAAGGGAAGTGAGTGAGTTGGATGATAAGAAGAGGAGTGAGTCGGGAAGAGCGAGTCAGAATGAGTTAGAGAGAGCGAGTTCGAATGGTGTTTGTTGTGAGTCTTTGAGTTTTAGATTGGGGAATTTGAATAAGTATGTGAAAGGTGAACACGTGGCAGCTGGTTGGCCGGCTTGGCTTAGTGCTGTTGCCGGTGAAGCTATTCATGGTTGGGTTCCTCTTCGTCCTGATGCCTTTGAGAAAATCCAGAAG ATTGGGCAAGGGACATATAGCAGTGTATTTAAGGCGAGAGAGATTGACACAGGGAAGATAGTGGCGCTGAAGAAGGTGCGGTTCAACAATCTCGAACCGGAAAGTGTGAGGTTCATGGCGCGGGAGATAATGATTCTTAGAAAGCTTGATCATCCCAATATCATAAAGCTTGAAGGATTGATTACTTCTAAATTGTCTTGTAGCTTATACCTTGTGTTTGAGTACATGGAGCATGACATTTCAGGGCTCTTGGGCAATCCTGATGTCAAATTCAGTGAATCCcag ATAAAGTGCTACATGAAGCAATTATTATCTGGTGTTGAGCACTTTCACTCGCGGGGTGTGATGCATCGAGACATCAAAGGACCaaatcttcttgtgaacaatgaAGGAATATTGAAAGTGGCGGATTTTGGATTGGCAAACTTTGCCCGTTCTGGTCACGAACATCCCCTCACTAGTCGTGTTGTCACCTTATGGTATCGTCCGCCAGAGCTTTTGCTTGGTTCGACAGACTACGATTCATCGGTGGATCTATGGAGTGTTGGCTGCATCTTTGCAGAGCTACTTGTTAGGAATCCTATTCTTCAGGGAAGAACTGAG GTGGAACAGTTACACAAAATTTTCAAGCTTTGTGGCTCCCCACCTGATGAATACTGGAAAAAGACTAAACTTCCTAGTGCAACTTTGTTCAAGCCACAACTACCATATGATAGTTGCCTCCAAGAGTATTTTAAAGATTTTCCTCCAACCAGTGTGAATTTGCTACAAACTCTTCTCTCTGTTGAACCTTACAAACGTGGAACTGCGACATCTGCTCTCTCATCAGAG TATTTCAAGACACAACCTTATGCGTGCGACCCATCAAGCTTGCCAAAATACCCACCTAGCAAAGAAATTGATGCAAAGCAAAGGGCTGCAGAGTTAAG GAAAAAGGTTGATGAACGAGTTCGTCGAACTGAAACAATAAAACCATCAAGAAAGTCACTAGGATTCAATAAACTAGTTCCAGCAGAG GACTCAAAAAATCAGACTCAGAATTCTGATAAGGTTAAAGGTAGATCTTTCCGAATCCTTAAAgaagagaagagtaaccttgGTGAGGAGTTGCAAAAGCCATTAAACTATAAACCTGAAGATGCTTCCCATATGAATAATGCATCTCAAGGAGATATTCCTTTTTCTGGACCATTACAAATTTCAACATCAAGTGGCTTTGCTTGGGCAAAAAGTCGGAAAGACGAAGCTTCAATTCGATCACATTGTCGAACTTTTTCTAGAGAACATACTTTCAATAATCCCTTAGGACCTTCTACATTAAACTCAAGGAATAATAACTTGGACGCAATAAATATGGAAAATAAGGAGTTTTGTGGGAGCAGCATCAAATATAGAGTTTCTAAGACTTCAAAGCAGAATCAGTTGAGTAGGTTCGATCGTCTAGATTCATTTGATGATACTTCTGATGAGTACCAGTCGCAAGAACTATCGATGGTGCTTTATCGAGGAGAAGATCCATTATCCAAAAGAAGTAACCTG TGTTATCAGGATCAAAGAGAAAAGGTTGAATTTTCAGGACCCCTACTGTCTAGAATGCACACGGTTGACGAGCTATTAGAAAGGCGCGAGCGTCATATCCGGCGAACTGTTCGAAAATCATGGTTTCAGAAAG GTAAGAAGCATGGGAAATTAATCTAA